Proteins encoded within one genomic window of Gloeobacter kilaueensis JS1:
- a CDS encoding tetratricopeptide repeat protein has product MATSLLVGFLSTATGVLSARAQVQQIQQLNAQVQQLLGAGRYAAALAPARAVLALEEKNFGHSDVRIADALVQLATLYRRQGDYGRAEPLYNRALALQEKAFGSVHPAIARTVAGLALLNFEQGHYPRAEGFYRRALAIREKVLGPDDPDVAFSLNGLASLYGTQGKYAQAEQLFQRALAIREKALGPEHPEVAGSLANLAEMDRTLGRYAEAEPLYQRALAILEKTKGVEHPVITVPLDNLAELYRLKGDYTEAERLYRRALAIREKALGPWHPDFASSLNNVAVTLIDQGRYDQAKPLLERALAIRKKGLGLDHPDVAESMTNLAEVAVAQSRYDQAEALYRRALAIVERALGPENADVAAVLVDLAELERWQGRYAQADSLYRRTLAIRTQALGPQHPLLSQALDGLALVAVAQAKPRQGLQWLAQSLDIQEHNLSLTLATGSEKQKRDYLTTLSKTADIALSLHLQAMPGDAAAARLALTTVLRRKGRVLDFLSDDLAVLRQHLDAGDRQNLDELAGLRAQLAAAIFEPPVDEPQPQYRSRTNALTLRAEKLEADLSRRSADFAVRSTPIAIEAVQRQVPAGAALVELVLYRPCNFKATRASNQFGPPRYAAYLVRAGAEPEWLDLGDAARLGTAIGAFRDAVRNRNLPVEQLKGVARALDHRLMQPIRKKLGQTRQILLSPDSQLHLIPFAALVDEQNRYLVEQYTFSYLGSGRDLLRLARLDAPRQPPLIVADPDFDAASGEEAPQLRSIDIRKLHFAPLPATREEGSAIGALWPKARLLTGPEATENALRQVQGPSILHVATHGFFLKRSDQLENPLLRSGLVLAGFNRRESGTDDGVLTALEVSSLDLRGTQLVVLSACDTGLGDVADGEGIYGLRRALTLAGAQSELVSLWKVGDVATKDLMVDYYRQLRSQVGRAEALRQAQLQMIARPELAHPFYWSAFIPSGDWRPVGSN; this is encoded by the coding sequence GATTGCCGACGCACTGGTGCAATTGGCGACGCTCTACCGGCGGCAGGGAGATTATGGCCGGGCGGAGCCACTGTACAACCGTGCGCTCGCCCTTCAAGAAAAAGCTTTCGGTTCGGTCCATCCTGCCATCGCCCGGACCGTTGCCGGGCTGGCGCTTTTGAACTTTGAACAGGGCCACTACCCTCGGGCAGAAGGATTCTACCGGCGCGCCCTTGCGATCCGCGAAAAAGTACTGGGACCGGACGATCCGGATGTGGCTTTCAGTCTGAACGGTCTGGCCAGCCTGTACGGTACCCAGGGCAAATATGCCCAGGCGGAGCAGCTGTTTCAGCGCGCTCTGGCGATCCGCGAAAAAGCCCTTGGTCCAGAGCACCCCGAGGTCGCCGGTAGCCTCGCCAATCTGGCGGAGATGGACCGAACCCTGGGGCGCTACGCCGAGGCGGAGCCCCTTTACCAGCGGGCTCTCGCCATTCTCGAAAAGACGAAGGGCGTAGAACATCCTGTCATCACGGTGCCGCTCGACAATCTGGCGGAACTCTACCGGCTCAAAGGCGACTACACCGAGGCGGAACGTCTCTACCGCCGCGCCCTGGCGATTCGCGAAAAGGCGCTGGGTCCGTGGCATCCCGACTTTGCCTCCAGCCTCAACAACGTGGCAGTGACGTTGATCGATCAGGGCCGCTATGACCAGGCAAAGCCGCTGCTGGAGAGGGCGCTGGCGATTCGCAAAAAAGGGCTCGGGCTGGATCATCCGGATGTGGCCGAGAGCATGACCAACCTCGCTGAGGTGGCGGTGGCCCAGAGCCGGTACGACCAGGCCGAAGCGCTCTACCGGCGCGCCCTGGCCATTGTCGAGCGCGCCCTCGGCCCTGAGAATGCCGATGTGGCAGCGGTACTCGTCGATCTGGCGGAGCTGGAGCGCTGGCAGGGCCGCTATGCCCAGGCGGACTCCCTCTACCGGCGCACCCTGGCCATCCGCACCCAGGCGCTTGGCCCCCAGCATCCCCTGCTGAGCCAGGCTCTCGATGGGCTGGCCCTCGTAGCCGTTGCCCAGGCAAAGCCCCGCCAGGGGCTGCAGTGGCTGGCCCAGAGCCTCGACATCCAGGAGCACAATCTCAGCCTCACGCTGGCGACGGGTTCTGAGAAGCAAAAGCGCGATTACCTCACTACCCTCAGCAAGACGGCGGATATCGCTCTGTCGCTGCATCTGCAGGCGATGCCGGGTGACGCAGCGGCGGCACGGCTGGCCCTCACGACGGTGCTGCGGCGCAAGGGCCGCGTCCTCGATTTTCTGAGCGACGATCTGGCTGTGCTGCGCCAGCACCTGGACGCAGGCGATCGGCAGAACCTCGACGAGCTGGCCGGTCTTCGCGCTCAACTGGCAGCGGCAATCTTCGAGCCGCCGGTGGACGAGCCGCAGCCGCAGTACCGCTCCAGAACGAATGCCCTTACGCTACGGGCCGAAAAACTGGAGGCGGACCTCAGCCGGCGCAGCGCCGATTTTGCCGTCCGCTCTACCCCGATCGCGATCGAGGCGGTCCAGAGGCAGGTGCCCGCCGGGGCGGCCCTGGTCGAGCTGGTGCTCTACCGGCCCTGCAACTTCAAAGCCACCAGGGCTTCCAATCAGTTCGGTCCACCCCGCTACGCCGCCTATCTGGTGCGGGCTGGAGCAGAACCGGAGTGGCTGGATCTAGGCGATGCGGCGAGGTTAGGGACGGCAATTGGCGCGTTTCGCGACGCGGTGCGCAACCGCAACCTGCCCGTCGAGCAACTCAAGGGCGTCGCCCGTGCCCTCGACCATCGACTGATGCAACCGATCCGCAAAAAGCTGGGCCAGACGCGCCAGATCTTGCTTTCTCCCGACAGCCAGTTGCACCTCATCCCCTTCGCCGCCCTGGTCGATGAACAGAATCGCTATCTCGTCGAGCAGTACACCTTCAGTTATCTCGGTTCTGGCCGCGATCTACTGCGATTGGCCCGACTGGATGCGCCCCGCCAACCGCCGCTCATCGTCGCCGACCCTGACTTCGATGCGGCGAGCGGTGAGGAGGCACCCCAGCTGCGTTCGATCGATATTCGAAAGCTGCACTTTGCCCCACTACCGGCCACCCGCGAGGAAGGATCCGCCATCGGTGCCCTCTGGCCAAAAGCCAGATTGCTTACCGGCCCGGAGGCAACCGAGAATGCGCTCCGGCAGGTGCAGGGTCCGAGCATTCTGCACGTCGCGACCCACGGCTTTTTCTTAAAGCGCAGCGACCAGCTCGAAAATCCGCTGTTGCGCTCGGGGCTCGTCCTGGCGGGTTTTAACCGCCGCGAGAGCGGCACCGACGACGGAGTGCTGACGGCGCTGGAAGTCTCAAGTCTGGATCTGCGCGGCACCCAGCTGGTGGTGCTCTCTGCCTGCGACACTGGCCTCGGCGATGTGGCCGACGGCGAGGGCATCTACGGACTGAGGCGCGCGCTTACCCTGGCCGGTGCCCAGAGCGAACTGGTCAGCCTCTGGAAAGTCGGGGACGTTGCGACGAAAGATCTGATGGTGGACTACTACCGGCAGTTGCGCTCCCAAGTAGGCCGGGCTGAGGCGCTGCGCCAGGCCCAACTGCAGATGATCGCCCGGCCCGAACTTGCCCATCCTTTTTACTGGTCGGCTTTTATTCCTTCAGGAGACTGGCGGCCAGTGGGGAGTAATTAA
- the psb30 gene encoding photosystem II reaction center protein Ycf12/Psb30 gives MNTLISLALLVVIMLAGPAVIAIWWFRGRQV, from the coding sequence ATGAACACGCTTATCAGCCTCGCTCTGCTCGTAGTGATCATGCTGGCTGGTCCGGCGGTGATCGCCATCTGGTGGTTCCGGGGCCGCCAGGTCTAA
- a CDS encoding GntR family transcriptional regulator → MKFRFHLQPDSDVPASTQLLNQISFAIASRQFPPGYQLPSTRQLAMITGLHRNTINKVYSQLEELGLVEAQPGSGIYVRALSLKQRSRLAQIDQFPEANAVVQKSLDTLLEHGCTLEQARALFLAEIDWRLRCSAVVLVATPAHDLGLGELIGQQLQQALAIPVQVVAFEELERALERTQSATVITNRYHLARAETIAAPRQVRVLPVEITDFSEEIALVKALPRDSCLGLVSLSSDILNAVELFLHSLRGEEILVLTSQLEDTPRLRAIVRSAQLIIADQASRAPVEQIIQQLRADLIRPPQLFCSEQYIQPESIRTLKRELGLS, encoded by the coding sequence ATGAAATTTCGCTTCCACCTGCAGCCCGACAGCGACGTTCCCGCCTCTACCCAATTGCTCAATCAGATCAGCTTTGCCATCGCCTCGCGCCAGTTTCCGCCCGGCTACCAGCTACCGAGCACCCGGCAGTTGGCAATGATCACCGGCCTGCACCGCAACACGATCAACAAAGTCTACAGCCAGCTGGAGGAGTTGGGCCTGGTAGAAGCCCAACCCGGCTCGGGCATCTACGTCAGAGCCCTCAGCCTCAAACAGCGCTCCCGACTTGCCCAGATAGACCAGTTTCCCGAAGCGAACGCGGTGGTGCAAAAGAGCCTCGACACTCTGCTGGAGCACGGCTGCACCCTTGAGCAGGCAAGAGCGCTCTTTTTAGCGGAGATCGACTGGCGGCTGCGCTGCAGTGCGGTCGTGCTGGTGGCGACTCCGGCCCACGATCTGGGGTTGGGAGAATTGATTGGCCAGCAACTGCAGCAGGCTCTGGCCATTCCCGTCCAGGTAGTCGCCTTCGAGGAACTTGAGCGCGCCCTCGAGCGCACCCAATCGGCCACCGTGATCACCAACCGCTATCATCTGGCGAGAGCCGAGACGATCGCCGCCCCGCGCCAGGTGCGGGTGTTGCCGGTCGAGATCACCGACTTCAGCGAAGAGATCGCCCTGGTGAAGGCGCTGCCCAGGGACAGCTGCCTGGGGCTGGTGAGCCTCAGCTCCGACATCCTCAACGCCGTCGAACTGTTTTTGCACAGCCTGCGGGGCGAGGAGATTCTGGTGTTGACGAGTCAACTGGAGGACACCCCCCGGTTGCGGGCAATCGTTCGCAGCGCCCAGCTCATCATTGCCGACCAGGCAAGCCGCGCGCCGGTCGAACAGATCATCCAGCAGCTGCGGGCCGACCTCATCCGCCCGCCGCAACTGTTCTGCAGCGAGCAGTACATCCAGCCCGAATCGATCCGTACCCTGAAGCGCGAACTGGGCCTGAGCTGA
- the arsS gene encoding arsenosugar biosynthesis radical SAM (seleno)protein ArsS (Some members of this family are selenoproteins.) — protein MADTLTPGKVLSFAACAGRSLTRKRLETLQLNLGRYCNLACSHCHVEAGPRRTEQMEAATAQRILDWLVANPVPTLDLTGGAPELNACFRPLVSGARRLGMKVMDRCNLTVLWEPDQADLGEFLAAHRVEVVASLPCYSPANVDKQRGNGVFDGSIRALQHLNALGYGQPESGLVLNLVYNPVGAHLPPPQARLEADYRRELALHFGIVFNQLFTITNMPIRRFRHYLELSNQLENYQNLLVANYNPVTLDQLMCRSLVSVDWLGNLYDCDFNQMLDLSIPDTEGRKLWDYSAEQLIDRTIATGDHCYGCTAGAGSSCGGALQNDLG, from the coding sequence ATGGCTGACACACTCACTCCCGGTAAAGTTCTTTCTTTTGCGGCGTGCGCCGGGCGGTCCCTCACCCGCAAGCGACTGGAGACATTGCAGCTCAACCTTGGGCGCTACTGCAACCTGGCCTGCAGCCACTGCCACGTCGAGGCCGGACCCCGGCGAACGGAACAGATGGAAGCAGCCACCGCCCAGCGAATTCTCGATTGGCTCGTGGCCAATCCGGTCCCGACGCTGGATCTGACCGGGGGTGCGCCGGAGTTAAATGCTTGCTTTCGGCCCCTGGTAAGCGGGGCGCGCCGCCTCGGGATGAAGGTGATGGACCGCTGCAACCTGACGGTGCTCTGGGAACCGGACCAGGCGGATCTGGGTGAATTTCTGGCAGCCCATCGGGTAGAAGTGGTCGCTTCGCTGCCCTGCTACTCGCCTGCCAACGTCGATAAGCAGCGCGGCAACGGCGTCTTCGACGGCAGCATCCGCGCTCTACAGCACCTCAACGCCCTGGGTTACGGTCAGCCTGAAAGCGGCCTGGTGCTCAATCTCGTCTACAACCCGGTCGGGGCCCATCTGCCGCCGCCGCAGGCCAGACTCGAAGCCGATTACCGGCGCGAACTGGCGCTGCACTTTGGCATCGTCTTCAATCAGCTTTTTACGATCACGAACATGCCGATCCGCCGCTTCCGGCACTATCTAGAACTCAGTAATCAACTGGAGAACTACCAGAATCTTCTGGTCGCAAACTACAACCCGGTCACCCTCGATCAGCTGATGTGCCGCTCACTGGTGAGCGTCGATTGGCTGGGCAACCTCTACGACTGTGACTTCAACCAGATGCTCGATCTTTCCATTCCTGACACGGAGGGCCGCAAGCTCTGGGATTACAGCGCCGAGCAGTTGATAGATAGAACCATCGCCACCGGCGATCACTGCTACGGTTGCACGGCTGGGGCCGGTTCCAGCTGCGGCGGAGCCCTGCAGAACGATCTAGGCTGA
- the pruA gene encoding L-glutamate gamma-semialdehyde dehydrogenase, with amino-acid sequence MLTVDPIESETQRIGRSLLSATQQSRFSFFDRSFWDEKLLEWAMADDELRVQLFRFIDCLPALHTSREVAAHLQEYLGAVKLPGPLAKALDFAEPDSPMAAAATLGLRQGIGQMARRFIAGDNLKSAVKTIERLRSQNMAVSIDLLGEAVVSEAEAEIYQQRYLELLSDMHAAQARWPLIDQIDRAEGETLPRIHCALKLTSLYSQFDAIDPVTTSRNVKARLRPILLKARELGAFVHIDMEQSQHKDLILAIFKEILLEPELRDWTDTGICLQAYLRSADRDAAEVIDWAQERRFPVTVRLVKGAYWDAEVIRSAQQRWPLPVFTHKADTDAQYERVLRTLIENHRIVHTAVGSHNARTVALAIALSRSLRVPRRAFEVQMLYGMADALKVGVVQQGERLRVYAPYGELLPGMAYLIRRLLENTANTSFLRQSVRPDSDTSRLLAAPSASGEAAPSLTSGPFQNVPDRDFTIGSEREKLSTALAQVRSQFGQTFWPVVGGQARTGVPTAPSTDPAAPGTILALVGHAGVDLAEAAVQAAEAAFKSWYKTSAAGRAALLERVAELMAAQRSTLTAWIVYETGKAWREADADVSEAIDFCRYYGEQMLRLEATAQRRDLPGETNAYYYRGRGVAVVIAPWNFPLAILTGMTAAALVTGNAVIMKPAEQSSIIAAQLMRLFEQAGFPAGVVNYLPGKGSTIGAYLVQHPRVHLIAFTGSLEVGQRILTEASIVRPGQRHLKRVIAELGGKNAIIIDSDADLDQAVLGVVQSAFGYSGQKCSACSRLIVIESIHDAFIERLVEATRSLRIGHPKEPGNYTGPVIGRDAYERINATIEAAARQHRLVYRGDVSELQDGYFIGPTIFADVEPEAALAQEEIFGPVLAVIKARNFDRALEIANGTNFALTGGLFSRSPRHIVEAQQRFECGNLYINRKITAALVDRQPFGGFRLSGIGSKAGGPDYLLQFLEPVTVSENIQRQGFAPLPGELET; translated from the coding sequence GTGCTTACCGTCGATCCGATCGAATCTGAGACCCAGCGCATAGGCCGCTCGCTGCTTTCGGCCACCCAGCAGAGCCGTTTTTCTTTTTTCGACCGTTCCTTCTGGGATGAAAAGCTCCTGGAGTGGGCGATGGCCGACGACGAGTTGCGCGTGCAGCTGTTTCGCTTTATCGACTGTCTGCCGGCGCTGCACACCAGCCGCGAGGTGGCCGCCCACCTGCAGGAGTACCTCGGGGCGGTCAAGCTGCCGGGGCCCCTCGCCAAGGCCCTCGATTTTGCCGAGCCCGATTCGCCGATGGCCGCCGCTGCTACCCTCGGCCTGCGCCAGGGCATCGGCCAGATGGCCCGCCGCTTTATCGCGGGCGACAACCTCAAAAGCGCCGTCAAGACGATCGAGCGCTTGCGCTCGCAGAACATGGCCGTCTCGATCGATCTATTGGGCGAGGCGGTGGTCTCGGAGGCAGAAGCAGAAATTTACCAGCAGCGCTATCTGGAACTGTTGAGCGATATGCACGCCGCCCAGGCGCGCTGGCCCCTTATCGATCAGATCGACCGGGCGGAGGGCGAAACCCTGCCCCGCATCCACTGTGCCCTCAAGCTCACCTCGCTCTACAGCCAGTTCGACGCCATCGACCCAGTAACGACCAGCCGCAACGTCAAGGCCCGCCTGCGGCCCATCCTGCTCAAAGCCCGTGAGCTGGGGGCTTTTGTCCATATCGACATGGAGCAGTCCCAGCACAAGGATCTGATCCTGGCGATCTTCAAAGAGATCTTGCTCGAACCTGAGCTGCGCGACTGGACCGACACCGGCATCTGTTTGCAGGCGTACCTGCGCTCCGCCGACCGCGACGCGGCGGAGGTGATCGACTGGGCCCAGGAGCGCCGCTTTCCAGTAACGGTGCGGCTGGTCAAAGGCGCTTACTGGGACGCCGAGGTGATCCGCTCCGCCCAGCAGCGCTGGCCCCTGCCGGTCTTTACCCACAAGGCGGACACCGACGCCCAGTACGAGAGGGTGCTGCGCACGCTCATCGAGAACCACCGGATCGTGCATACGGCGGTGGGCAGCCACAACGCCCGCACCGTGGCCCTCGCCATTGCCCTTTCGCGCAGCCTGCGGGTGCCGCGCCGCGCCTTCGAGGTCCAGATGCTCTACGGCATGGCCGACGCCCTCAAAGTCGGTGTCGTCCAGCAGGGCGAGCGTCTCAGGGTCTACGCGCCCTACGGCGAGCTGTTGCCGGGGATGGCCTACCTGATTCGGCGGCTCCTCGAAAATACCGCCAACACGTCTTTTTTGCGCCAGAGCGTGCGTCCCGACAGCGACACATCCCGGTTGCTCGCCGCTCCCAGTGCGAGCGGTGAGGCAGCCCCCAGCCTGACCAGCGGTCCCTTTCAAAACGTCCCGGACCGCGACTTTACGATCGGCTCCGAGCGCGAGAAGCTCAGTACCGCCCTCGCCCAGGTGCGATCCCAGTTCGGTCAGACCTTCTGGCCGGTGGTGGGCGGCCAGGCGCGAACAGGGGTGCCCACCGCTCCCAGCACCGATCCGGCGGCACCGGGGACGATCCTCGCTCTGGTCGGCCACGCCGGGGTGGATCTGGCCGAAGCGGCCGTTCAGGCGGCTGAGGCGGCCTTCAAAAGCTGGTATAAGACCAGTGCTGCAGGGCGGGCGGCTCTTTTGGAGCGGGTGGCTGAGCTGATGGCAGCGCAGCGCTCCACCCTCACCGCCTGGATCGTCTATGAGACGGGTAAAGCCTGGCGCGAGGCGGACGCCGATGTCTCCGAGGCGATCGACTTTTGCCGCTACTACGGCGAGCAGATGTTGCGGCTGGAAGCGACAGCCCAGCGCCGCGACCTGCCGGGAGAGACGAATGCCTACTACTACCGGGGCCGGGGGGTGGCCGTCGTCATCGCGCCCTGGAACTTTCCCCTCGCTATTCTCACCGGCATGACCGCCGCTGCCCTCGTTACCGGCAATGCGGTGATCATGAAACCCGCCGAGCAATCCTCGATCATCGCTGCCCAGCTGATGCGCCTCTTCGAGCAGGCCGGTTTTCCAGCGGGGGTGGTCAACTATCTGCCCGGCAAGGGTTCAACCATCGGCGCTTATCTGGTGCAGCACCCGAGAGTCCATCTCATCGCCTTTACCGGTTCGCTCGAAGTCGGCCAGCGCATCCTTACTGAGGCGAGCATCGTCCGCCCTGGCCAGCGGCACCTCAAGCGGGTGATTGCCGAGCTGGGCGGCAAAAACGCGATTATTATCGACAGCGACGCCGACCTCGATCAGGCGGTGCTGGGGGTCGTGCAGTCGGCTTTTGGCTACAGCGGCCAGAAGTGCTCCGCCTGTTCGCGGCTCATCGTGATCGAGAGCATCCACGACGCTTTTATCGAGCGGCTGGTGGAGGCCACCCGTTCGCTGCGCATCGGCCACCCCAAAGAACCTGGCAATTATACCGGCCCTGTGATTGGCCGCGACGCCTACGAGCGGATCAACGCCACAATCGAGGCGGCAGCGCGGCAGCACCGCCTGGTCTACCGGGGGGATGTCTCAGAGCTTCAAGACGGATACTTTATCGGGCCGACGATCTTCGCCGACGTCGAGCCGGAGGCGGCCCTCGCCCAGGAAGAGATCTTTGGGCCGGTACTCGCCGTGATCAAGGCGCGCAACTTCGATCGCGCCCTTGAGATTGCCAACGGCACAAATTTTGCGCTGACGGGCGGCCTGTTCTCCCGCAGCCCCCGGCATATCGTCGAGGCACAACAGCGCTTCGAGTGCGGCAACCTCTATATCAACCGCAAGATCACAGCGGCCCTGGTGGACCGACAACCCTTCGGCGGCTTCCGGCTTTCGGGCATCGGCTCTAAAGCCGGTGGTCCCGATTATCTGCTGCAGTTTCTTGAACCGGTGACGGTGAGCGAAAACATTCAGCGCCAGGGCTTTGCTCCGCTGCCTGGAGAGCTGGAGACCTGA